The following nucleotide sequence is from Bacteroidota bacterium.
CCACAACTACAAGCCGAAATTAAAAATATAAAAGAGGCTGGACTGTTCAAAGAAGAACGCATTATTATTACACCGCAAGCGGCCGATATAAAAATTGCAGGCGGCAAAGAAGTGATTAATTTTTGTGCCAATAACTACTTAGGCCTAAGCAGCCACCCACGGGTGATAGCGGCTGCCCACAAAGCTATAGACTCACACGGATTTGGAATGAGTAGTGTACGTTTTATATGCGGCACACAAGATATACATAAAGAACTTGAGCAAAAAATTTCTGAATTTTTGGGTACCGAGGATACCATACTATATGCTGCCGCATTCGATGCAAATGGTGGTGTATTCGAGCCTTTATTTAATGAGGAAGATGCTATCATATCTGACGAATTAAATCATGCTTCTATTATAGATGGAGTTCGCCTTTGCAAAGCACAACGTTATCGCTATTTGAATAATGATATGGCCGACCTCGAAGCAAAGCTTCAAGAAACACAGCACTTGCGTAACCGTATTATAGTAACCGACGGAGTATTCTCGATGGACGGAACCATTGCACAACTAGACAAAATAAATGAGCTTGCCATTAAATATAAAGCTTTGATTTTGGTTGACGAATGCCATGCTTCAGGATTTATTGGTAAAACTGGTCGCGGTACTACAGAACACTGTAATGTAATCGGGCAAATAGATATTATAACAGGAACGCTGGGCAAAGCCTTGGGTGGTGCGTCTGGCGGTTTCACTTCTGGCAAAAAAGAGATTATTGAAATATTGCGTCAACGTTCGCGTCCTTATTTATTTTCAAATACGCTTGCTCCAAGTATTGTAGGGGCTTCTATTGAAGTGTTTGATATGCTTAAAGAAACTACTGAATTGCGTGACAAGTTAGAAACAAATACATTATACTTCCGCAACAAACTGACCGAAGCAGGATTTGATATAAAACCTGGTGTGCATCCTATAGTTCCTATTATGTTATATGATGCTAAATTGAGCCAAGATTTTGCAAGCAAATTATTGGAAGAAGGCATATATGTTATTGGCTTTTATTTCCCTGTCGTAGCAAAAGGAAAAGCCCGCATTCGTACGCAAATATCTGCTGGGCACGAGATGCACCACTTGGATAAAGCGATTGCTGCATTTACCAAAGTGGGTAAGGAATTGGGAGTGATAAAGTAAAATCAATTCTTTATCGTCTACTTCAAAAAGCTAATAAGAAAAAGCACTTTTAATATGTTTTGTCATGCCTCCCGATAGCCATCGGGAGAAAGAGGCAACTCACAATTTTAATTGCATCTTTTTTCTATTAGTAATACCGAAACTCAATATATAATAGTCCAAAAGAAAGAGACTAATCTCCCCGCATCCCGATAATTATCGGGATTAAGCGGGGCATTCGGGATGCAGTTCGGCATTAACATTCTAAAAACTAAATCCGCCACAGGCGGAGAACTATTTTAGTTTAAGAATTGGTATAAGAACTCAGAAATTGATTCCCATACATTGGGGCAAATTCGCCCTTGGCCACCACAATTGGGATGATTCTATCATTCGTGTTTCTGCGGCTGCAAAAGAAAACAATATGCCTTTGATTACGCCCATGATAGGAGAAGAAGTGGACTTAAAAGAAATGAAATATTATAGTAATTGGTGGGAGGGAGTGCGGTAACGCACCTCAAATCCCTTCTATGTTTATTCCCATTCAACTGCTTAAAAAATTCCATCCTCTAGAAATCGACCATTGAAAATAGTTCTCAAAAACCAATATATGGCTTAGCCGATAGCAATGGAAGTATTATACTAGATTCTATATATTCCCATATAAAAATTTACGGAAACTCAGTTATCAAAGTTGAAAAGGGCAATCAACTGGGATATATCAATAGTGAGGGAAAATGGATTTTTATTTTCTTGCCCAGATTGATAAGTTCTGTCCGGGATATATATAATTATTTTTAAGACCGTTCCATCGTTTTATCTCTACCATGGTCACACCATACTTGGTAGCTATATTATATAAACCTTCTCCGTTTTTCACACGGTGAGAAACATTTCCGTTTTTCTTGACTTTTTTGGGATAGGTAATTTGCTTTACAGGCGATACCGCACGGGGATTATAGTAGGCATAGTTACTGGAAGGGTTTTGTATTTCGCTTGCAAATATATTTTCTTTCAAATCGGCAAACGAAATGGCTTTGTCATAGGGCAAACGAATTACGTGGGTCTTCTCATTGGTGGTAAAGGGCACCATATTTTGTTTGTAAGAAGGGTTGAGCATCATCAATTGCTCTTGCGTCATATCCAACGATTTAGAAAGCTGTGCAAAAGTAACTTTGCTATCCACATGCACGGTATCAGTCACAAAATCGACCGGTTGGGCAAAGGGGAATATATTATGTTCTTTATGGTAATTCAACACATAAGTAGCCCCAATAAAAGCGGGTACATAGCCACGGGTTTCCATGGGAAGGTAGTTCATAATAGTCCAGAAATTATGCGAACCGCCAGAAAGCCTCACGGCTCTGTCTACATTGCCTGGGCCACAATTATAGGCTGCTATTACCAGCAACCAATCGCCATAGCGGGCATACATATCTTTAAAGTACTGGCAAGCCGCATACGTAGCTTTAATTGGGTCTTTACGTTCGTCCACATAGCCATTTATTTTGAGTCCGTACATCAATCCTGTTCCGTACATAAACTGCCATAGCCCAGTAGCACCGCACCACGATTGTGCATGTGGGTTGAGAGCTGATTCTATAACGGCCAAGTATTTAAACTCAAGAGGCAAACCTTGTTGGTCAAGTATCTGCTCGAACATCGGGAAATAGTAAGAAGACCAAGTTAAGATATGTTGGGTAAGTTTTTTCTTTTTCACCGCATATAAATCAATATAGCCTTTTACATATTGGTTATAGGTTAAAGGTATAGGCGATTCAAGCATGTCGAGCCTGTAGGAAATAACATCGGTAGAATAAGTAGGCACATCAGTGGTATCAAAGCCATAGATGTTAAGTTTTTCTATATCGTCTTTAAATGAATAATGCTTGTCGTGGAAAATGGCCATTGCACTATCTAAATGCCCCATCACAATATCGCTGTTAGGGCGAGTGGTAAGGGATGCAACGGGTGCCTGAGCGTCTGCGGTGCTTGCAAACCAGCAAATACTGAAGCTTGCAGCAAGGAGTCTCATTGTTTTTGTCATGCGTTTTTTTGGATTAGAATTAATAGTATAAACGAACTAAAATTTTTATTATTGCTTTTTAAAAAATTGGAACGCAAAGATATTTTGTTAAGTCCTTAAAAACAAACTTTGCCGAAAACCATTTCCACAAAAGCACGGGTATTTGTGTTAAATTGTGGACAAGTTGTGGATTTCGAGGTGCAGATTTAATGCAACCAAATAGCAGAGAGTCAGTACATTTGATGCGTGAAAAAGACTATCCTCAAAGTGCTGCCATTCCTACTGGTTTCCCTATCATTTTTATTTTCGTGCATGTATTTGGGCAAGTCATGGCTCAATAGCAAAAAACAACACTTGGGAATAAGCGTTACGGGCTTATCCAGCAAGGACTTTGTGAGCGATTTGGTTACTTGGAATGCCTCGTTTACCCGCAAGGATATGAATATGCAAAGTGCCTTTGCTCAATTGAAGAAAGATGCAGAAACGGTAAAGGCATGGTTGGTTGAGCACAATATAAAACTAGAAGAAATTGTTTTTTCGGCTGTGGACATGAGCAAAGAGTTTGATTACGTGCCCGTGGGAACTGGGAATCAAACCCGCCAACAATTTGCTGGCTATAGTTTAAGACAAACAGTAACTATTGAATCGAAAAACTTGGAAAAAGTAATCACTGCCAGTAGAGAGGTTACAGGACTTATTGAGCAAGGTTTGGAGCTTAGCTCTAACGCTCCCGATTTTTATTATACTAAGCTCAGCGATTTGAAAATAGAAATGCTAGCACAAGCCACCAAAGATGGTAGAATTCGTGCTGAACAAATCGCAAAAAATGCGGGTAATGGTTTGGGCAAACTTAAAAGTGCTGATATGGGAATTTTTCAAATCACAGGAAGAAACAGCAACGAGAATTATTCTTGGGGCGGAACGTTCAATACATCCAACAAAGATAAAACGGCAACTATAACTGTAAAGTTGGAGTTTGAAATTGACTAAGTGGGGGTTGGTGGTCAGTATTCAGGATTCGGGGGTCATGCGGAATATTTTGTCATGTCGACGAAGGAGGCATCTATTATACTACTCTAAAAACTAATCCGCCACAGGCGGAAAGCTATTATAGTTTAAGAAATGGTATAATAGATCCTTCTTGAGTCTTCACAGAATCAGCAATCAGCTTTTGTACATCATCCAACTCAGCTTTGGTAAAATTTCGCCATTGCCCCAAAGGAATATTATCTAAATTTATATTCATAATACGAATGCGTTTTAGTTTTACAACTTCATAATCGAGGTATTCGCACATCCTTCGTATTTGTCTGTTGAGTCCTTGGGTGAGTATAATACGAAACACCAATTTACTTTCCTGTTTCACTACACATTTTGACGTAACTGTATCTAATACAGGAACACCATTCCCCATCTTTGTTATAAAGTTAGGAGTGATAGCTTTGTTTACGGTAACTATATATTCTTTCTCATGGTTATTGCCGGCACGCAAAATTTTATTGACGATGTTGCCGTCGTTAGTTAGGAATATCAATCCTTCAGACTCCTTGTCTAGCCTGCCAATAGGGAAAATGCGTTGCTTATGATTGATATAATCTATAATATTATTTTCTATATGCCTTTCGGTAGTGCAAGTAATTCCCTTGGGCTTATTAAACGCAATATATATAGTTTTCTGAGGTTGGTTTAATGGTTTACTATCTACCTTGATAATATCATCTTTGGTGACTCTATCACCTAAAACACCTTTTTTATCATTGATGGTTACACGCCCCTGCTCTATAATTTTGTCAGCCTCACGCCTAGAGCAGAAGCCCGTGTCACTTATAGCTTTATTTAATCGAACCGTATTGATTTCGTTTTCGCTCATGTATTATAATCCTATCACTGTCTTAATTTGTGCAATATGAAATCCATTTTTAATCACAGTTTTTGCTTGTTCACTTTCTATATTTAATAATGGATTGGTATGGTTAAAATGTATAAAATATATTTTATCTTTTTCAGTTGTGGGAAGATTCTTAAATGCTTCCATACTCTCTACCACAAAGGGATGTGGGATTTCTGATATATCCCTACCTTTAATTTCTTTGCCATCATAAAAGGTAGCATCTATAAAAGCATAATCTACTTTTTTGATTTCATCTATAATGCTTTTTTTCCATTTACTCCACTTGTCAATATCAGGAATAAACAATAGTTTTTTTTGTGGACCTTTTATAATATATCCTACTGTTTCAGAAAGTTCATCTCGATGTGGAACTATAATAGGAGTAACTTTTATATTAGATGATAAACTATTTTCAGAATCATGTTGCAAAGGATTTATGATAATATTCTTCAAACTCACCAACTGACTCCACGGCCCATTTTTTTCTAAAAATGTTTTCATACGGGGCATCGCATATACAGGAATATTTTTGGTGTTGATTGCTTCTCTGCCAAGATACATCAAACCTGCATAGTGACCTATATGAGCGTGGGTTAAGAATATTCCATTCGGTGTTTCGCTATCGCTAAACTTAGAATAGTTTTTGAGCATTTTCATTTGCCTAGTAATATCAGGCGTGGCTTCAAATAGCCAGTTCATTTTATTTGCTGGGTCAACTA
It contains:
- a CDS encoding MBL fold metallo-hydrolase, which codes for MKLSFSIFLLLLISCKNENQVNDIEKIQNITSPSIIILGTVQDAGSPHIGCKKDCCKDLFINPDSDSYRGRMVVSLGLVDPANKMNWLFEATPDITRQMKMLKNYSKFSDSETPNGIFLTHAHIGHYAGLMYLGREAINTKNIPVYAMPRMKTFLEKNGPWSQLVSLKNIIINPLQHDSENSLSSNIKVTPIIVPHRDELSETVGYIIKGPQKKLLFIPDIDKWSKWKKSIIDEIKKVDYAFIDATFYDGKEIKGRDISEIPHPFVVESMEAFKNLPTTEKDKIYFIHFNHTNPLLNIESEQAKTVIKNGFHIAQIKTVIGL
- a CDS encoding SIMPL domain-containing protein (The SIMPL domain is named for its presence in mouse protein SIMPL (signalling molecule that associates with mouse pelle-like kinase). Bacterial member BP26, from Brucella, was shown to assemble into a channel-like structure, while YggE from E. coli has been associated with resistance to oxidative stress.) codes for the protein MKKTILKVLPFLLVSLSFLFSCMYLGKSWLNSKKQHLGISVTGLSSKDFVSDLVTWNASFTRKDMNMQSAFAQLKKDAETVKAWLVEHNIKLEEIVFSAVDMSKEFDYVPVGTGNQTRQQFAGYSLRQTVTIESKNLEKVITASREVTGLIEQGLELSSNAPDFYYTKLSDLKIEMLAQATKDGRIRAEQIAKNAGNGLGKLKSADMGIFQITGRNSNENYSWGGTFNTSNKDKTATITVKLEFEID
- the rluF gene encoding 23S rRNA pseudouridine(2604) synthase RluF; translated protein: MSENEINTVRLNKAISDTGFCSRREADKIIEQGRVTINDKKGVLGDRVTKDDIIKVDSKPLNQPQKTIYIAFNKPKGITCTTERHIENNIIDYINHKQRIFPIGRLDKESEGLIFLTNDGNIVNKILRAGNNHEKEYIVTVNKAITPNFITKMGNGVPVLDTVTSKCVVKQESKLVFRIILTQGLNRQIRRMCEYLDYEVVKLKRIRIMNINLDNIPLGQWRNFTKAELDDVQKLIADSVKTQEGSIIPFLKL
- a CDS encoding transglycosylase SLT domain-containing protein; its protein translation is MTKTMRLLAASFSICWFASTADAQAPVASLTTRPNSDIVMGHLDSAMAIFHDKHYSFKDDIEKLNIYGFDTTDVPTYSTDVISYRLDMLESPIPLTYNQYVKGYIDLYAVKKKKLTQHILTWSSYYFPMFEQILDQQGLPLEFKYLAVIESALNPHAQSWCGATGLWQFMYGTGLMYGLKINGYVDERKDPIKATYAACQYFKDMYARYGDWLLVIAAYNCGPGNVDRAVRLSGGSHNFWTIMNYLPMETRGYVPAFIGATYVLNYHKEHNIFPFAQPVDFVTDTVHVDSKVTFAQLSKSLDMTQEQLMMLNPSYKQNMVPFTTNEKTHVIRLPYDKAISFADLKENIFASEIQNPSSNYAYYNPRAVSPVKQITYPKKVKKNGNVSHRVKNGEGLYNIATKYGVTMVEIKRWNGLKNNYIYPGQNLSIWARK
- the kbl gene encoding glycine C-acetyltransferase — protein: MFDTLKPQLQAEIKNIKEAGLFKEERIIITPQAADIKIAGGKEVINFCANNYLGLSSHPRVIAAAHKAIDSHGFGMSSVRFICGTQDIHKELEQKISEFLGTEDTILYAAAFDANGGVFEPLFNEEDAIISDELNHASIIDGVRLCKAQRYRYLNNDMADLEAKLQETQHLRNRIIVTDGVFSMDGTIAQLDKINELAIKYKALILVDECHASGFIGKTGRGTTEHCNVIGQIDIITGTLGKALGGASGGFTSGKKEIIEILRQRSRPYLFSNTLAPSIVGASIEVFDMLKETTELRDKLETNTLYFRNKLTEAGFDIKPGVHPIVPIMLYDAKLSQDFASKLLEEGIYVIGFYFPVVAKGKARIRTQISAGHEMHHLDKAIAAFTKVGKELGVIK